The window AGAATAGACATTCCCAAATGAAGAGAGAAGGCAAAGCACTTATCAGAACTATGAAACAGCACCATCAACCTTACCGTTTTCTAAAGCACTGACAGTTGTGCCATGTCTACCCGAAAgtcaaactttaaaattaccttgaGCAATTTCAGTTGCAGCCACCTCAAATGGAAGATAGGTTAACACACCATAGTTTCAAGGAACAGCCTGTTACCGGGATGTCTCAGCTGTCTATCCATCATCAAGTATCCCACAGCACATTTACAAAaccacatgcattttttttttacttgttccCTTCACCTCTGTccaccagaaaaaacaaactttttaatATCTTAATGTCTATTTTACATATTGCTCAATAGTAAAGGTATTCTacctcagaggaaaaaaaaaaaagctgctaacTGCCTCTCAAGTacagtttttttaaactttatagGCAGTTACCTCATTGCTACAAACTGCCAGTTACCCCATGCACCACATTTACTTTTTGTATACCAAAACCTGTTTGGACAAGTAACAATTATTTTACCAGACAAGAGTTCTAATGATTAAATTCATGATTTACAGATAATTGTACTATTCTTCTCTCAGGAAAAGCAGATCCTTCTTAAGAATACCGTCTTTTGTCTTCCTGCAGTTCATTATAGTGTTGCTGAACATTCCAAGTTCAGAGTCAGCCCCTAAAAAAACAGGCCTTAATGATTTACTTAAAACCTGCATATTTTCATTTAGGTTCATGTattctagttttctttctttaacgacagaaattaagaaagttAAGGAAATGaattgtttgtttaataaactgagggtgggagggaagcaGCTATCACATCAACCATTAGGCTGTTTCTGTGAGGCACCCATAGAAGTGTATGCAAACCAAGTTTCTTAGTAGAAAGAAATTGTACAACTGTTACCAGAACAGCAGCATCGTTTCCTGTAGCTTCCACTCCGTGAAACCTAAAGGGCTGGTATCTATGCAAGGAAACTTACGTGCATCAGCTTTTCAGGAATAGTTTCCAAAATTGCTATACAAACCTCAGCCTTTGAAGTCTGCACAAAGAAGTCATCTTCCAATGTGTCGCAGTAGATTCGGTGGACCCAAGCAATGACAGGATCACTTCTAACTCTGGTGCCTCTTTCCCCCCCCTCAACTAAAATTACCAAGCCTATGTCATAAATAATGTATCTCTTCTACACTGCGTTTGTTATAGTTCAACTATGACAAGTAGTTTTTGccctttccttgcttttcctttccctgtctAAACATCAGAGGCACAAAATTGGTTTTCCTGGGTTTTCAGTCACACTAATTCTGTCAAAACCCATTCTCCCTGCCTGTATCCTCAAATCTGATGTCACGTAATTTCAGTTCTGACTCACTCACGTGCCACTGACATAATCTCTTTCCAAAAATCTCTTCTCTGAAGTTCACAGTCAGTTTTCCTATTACATCGGTTAAGCTCCTTTCAGTTATTCCTCTCTTTCCTGCCACAGCATTTGGAGCATGTTACCACACACCCCAAGAGCTCCGTCAGAAAGAGCGGAACAGAGCAAAACCGCTTCCCAGCAACACCTAGAAACGAGCAGCACGGACCGAGATCCCAGAAACCAAATTTAATCTACAGGTATTTAGGTGATATATAATACATCACGTTGAAGAGAGCAGCACATGAAACACACCAGGATTCTAACCGGCTGCTTTGCGCCCGCTGGGAGCGAACGTTGCCAGGGCAGCGCCGGCACACGGCTCTGCCGGCCGCGGGCacgccccggccccgggcagcccccgctTCCCCCCCGgcccggtcccggtcccggtcccgacGGGAGGCAGAGCTGCGCGCAGAGCCGGGTAACCCGGACCTGGCCGGTTTGCGCCCGGAGACACCGCCTCCTCGAAACGGCGCCCACCCGGCGGAAGGTGGAACCGGGCCGGGAAAcgccgccccgggccgccctCACCACACCGAGGTGAGCGCCCGGGCCGGGCACTGGAGCggtcccgccgccccgggccccTCTCACctgccgccggcggggccgccccggcccctcgcGCTCTCCATCGCCGGCGCCGCCGTTGCTATGGGGCCGCCgcgcccagccccggccccgccgctaCCCGTGGCAACGGAACTCGGTACTGAGCCGCGGCGCCATTGGCCGGCGGCTCAGCATGCGGCACGCCCATTGGCCGCGGCCTCCCCCAGCGGGGCGGGGCGAGCCCCGCACATGCGCGGACGAGGCCCTCTGGCGGAGCCCTGGCCCGGCCCGCCCTCCTCCGCTCGGGGCGCGCGggggccccgctgccgccgggcTTGGCCTAACGGCGCCTGCAGGGAGCCACGTGGATTAGAAAGCGCAGTTCGGAGCCACCTCATGCCCCAGGGAGGCCCGGCCCAACACATCCCACCTTCCCTGCACCGGGAAGAGCGGAGCGCAGGTCTCGGCCTAAGCCACCCCCCCTCTTCATCCCCGGGAGTAGTTGTCTAGTCGGACGTGTCTTTGCATGTGAGAAAATGCCTGCTCCCGCCAAGTCAGACGTTGGCCTGTGTCCTTGAGAGCTCGAGGTTTGCCTTCACCAGTATGTCAGCAGCACTCAGcttccctctctcctgcagGTATTTCATTAGGTGAGGCCGCTGTCTCCACGTAACCTTTATTCCGTACTCGTGCTCGGGAGTGTCTGTAACCAGGACCTCTGGTGACTCCCCTCGCACACAGGCATCGGTGCCAAATGCCAGCTCTTTTTCTGGATGCCAGGCATGGCTACTTGTCTGTGGCAGAGTGCTGCCACACCACCCATTCATTATGGACAGCACCTGTGTAGTCTCTGTATCAGGTGGACTGAAGACTTCTGGCTCCACAGGCCAGGGAGCCGATGGCAAAGGTGTTTCTTCACAGTTCTCCAGACTGTTTACCTGAATGTTGGCATTTGCTGCTGTCTCTTTCTTGGACTGGCTGTGAGAGCACTCTTTGTTCTTCTTTGAGTAATTTGGACGATCCGGGGGGTGGACTGCATATCCTTCTTGATTTTCAAAAGTTAAAGGAGGAAATTTGCAGGCTATAGGTCTTCGACAAGCTCCTCCTGCATGAAGCAAACTGTGGCTGGCATCCTGATTCTGGAGTTTCCGAGGACCACGATGCTGCTTCTGGCATGCTTTCAACACCACTGACTTGGTTGTTTCGAATTGTGGGCACACCTGAAGGGAAAGAAGtagtaataagaaaaaaaaaaaattatccagaCAAAGGAATCCCAACCTGATACTACTCCCTCACCTATCCCatcttttttcagtgtgttcaTTAAGTGGGGAATCTGGTCTGTAGCAAAGCTAATCAGTCACTAACCAAACTACTAAGCAGGAGGTACCTCTGAACTTCAACACTGAGGTGCAGGTGAACCATTCTTTGGTAGCTTAAAAAGAACTCAAGATCCAGGTTCTAAGGAAAAGTCTTAACTGGTGTCTACTCCTGTAACCCCTACAGATTTAAAAAGGTTCAAACCTGGATCCAGCTTCTTTCTGTGTCTTAACATAGCTGTGAATAGATTCAATGAACTACGTCTTCAGTCTCCCTGAATAGGTAGAGGTTGAACTGAGAGCAATATGAAGTTATTTAGGGGATGCTCACTTAGCTCCATCACCTTAGATCATGTTAACATGGCTTTCACAATATTCCCTCAAAAAATCTTTACTTCAGAACATAGTTAAGCTCTGTATTCTGGAATAACTGATCACTCAGAAGCCACTTCTAAAATTGGCTTTCTATAGAAGATGGTCAAAGCTCAACAATCTATTTCTTTGAAAGATTCCAGACTTACTCAAAACCTGGAAATCCTTCTATTACAGTATTCTTTATCTTCCTGGATATCAACAAAAAGAGTCAGGTTCCGTTTCTTGCAATTTGTTTTTCCCTAGAGCACAGCAAACTGTTCTAGCTACAATCACTGCAGATCCCTTCCATCATGCCTGTTACTACTACACAGTCCCTCAAAAAAACTAACCGCAGTTCAATAAAGGATAGTGATCGTTTGCTGTACAGCAGAACTGTTTGAATGCAAAGACTTTGTATGGAGGGTGGGGgtagggtggggggaagaaatgATTCCTTGATAATGTATCCTGGCACATACCTAAAAGAACATAGGTGAACCACTGACTTTGAGGATATTAATTCCTGGTTTCAGAGAACATGTACAGTAGACTTTACCAATGCAGGAGAGCCTAGCTGTCAAGAAGATATGAAAGACTTAGATAAGGTCAAgaagaaaggagcagaaaatcGGTACCACCAAGACAAGTTGACAGAGACACTGCAGAGGATGCTTCAAGAAGTTACAAGCCTACCAGGCTTttcaaacagagaaaacatctAACAGTTTCAGTGCCGATAGCTTCAAACAAATTTTAGAATCAATCTATGTTTAGAATCAAAGAGCTAAGTACCAGTGTGGATATTTCCATCtgtttcaaacaaaaagaatgctttttcacagcagttACTGTACTTAAGTGTTTCAAAAGCCATACAGCTGTCTcaagcatatgaaaaaaaaaa of the Falco cherrug isolate bFalChe1 chromosome 5, bFalChe1.pri, whole genome shotgun sequence genome contains:
- the RHNO1 gene encoding RAD9, HUS1, RAD1-interacting nuclear orphan protein 1: MPPTKKCTHKARRAELPFLERPREGAVHRCETPLRAAENPRRVPTRPVDQNTSAAWVCPQFETTKSVVLKACQKQHRGPRKLQNQDASHSLLHAGGACRRPIACKFPPLTFENQEGYAVHPPDRPNYSKKNKECSHSQSKKETAANANIQVNSLENCEETPLPSAPWPVEPEVFSPPDTETTQVLSIMNGWCGSTLPQTSSHAWHPEKELAFGTDACVRGESPEVLVTDTPEHEYGIKVTWRQRPHLMKYLQERGKLSAADILVKANLELSRTQANV